The segment AGAAGTCCCTTAAACATTGTCATTGGAGGTTTGGCAGGTAGTGCGGCCGCCTGGGCTGGTTTCGCCTCGACAACTTCATCTTTTACTCTATCCTCATTGTTGTTGGGACTATTGATATTTATGTGGACTCCGGGCCACTTTTGGGCTTTAGCCCTGAGGTTCAGGGAGGACTATTCCAGAGCGGGTATACCTATGTTACCTGTAATCATGAATGAGAACTTCTCCGCCAAGATGATAGCCATTTCTAACGCTCTTATGATCCCCTTCGCGTTAGCCCTAGCTCTTTTCTCTGGGGTAGTATACGCTATAGTCTCTTTGATCCTTTCAATAATTCAGATGTACTTCAGTATTAGGTTGATGAGAAAACCCACGGGAGAGGAGGCCTGGAGGTCATTTAAGTTCTCATCTCCATATCTAGCTATATTACTTATTTTAATAATAATAACCCATTTAATATAAAAATTATTTGCCTTTAAAGTTAGGCTCCCTTTTCTCTAGGAAGGCGTTGACGCCCTCCTTTTTGTCCTCTGTTGAGAATATCACTCCCCAACCTATACTTTCTAAAGAGAGGCCAGAAGCTAGAGGCGAGTCTAAACCCTTATTCACAACCTCTTTAATTAGGGCTAATGACACCGGAGACTTCCTAGCTATCTTTTCCGCTAACTTCCTGGTCTCTTGCTCCAAATTTGACAATGGAGTCACCCTATTTACTAACCCATATCTCTCCGCGTCCTTACCACTAAGTCTATCACCGGTCATCATAATCTCCAAGGCTCTTCCCTTTCCTACTATCCTAGTTAGTCTCTGAGTTCCCCCATATCCTGGATATATTCCTAGGTTTATTTCAGGCAAACCCAATTGAGCCTCCTCTGCTGCGATCCTTATGTCACATGATAAGGCCAACTCTAGTCCTCCCCCTAGCGCATAACCGTTTATCATCGCGATGGTAGGCTTACTAAGAGACTCTATTTTATCCATTACCTCTCTACCTCTCTTAGAGAATCTCCAAGCATCGGTCGGAGATAACTGGTTAAACTGGGTGATGTCAGCTCCAGCACAGAACGCCTTTCCCTTACCGGTAATTATGATAACTCTTACCTCGGGGTCGCTTTCACCCTCTGAGACTGCCCTATTTAACTCCTCTAAAAGTTTAGAGTTTAATGCGTTTAATTTGTCAGGTCTATTTAAAGTAATCCA is part of the Metallosphaera cuprina Ar-4 genome and harbors:
- the cyoE gene encoding heme o synthase, yielding MAVSISARLIYYAKLSKPRIIWLLDLAALAGAFLSGKLMPLNILVVLVGGTLASGGSMIVNEGIEIDRDKVMKRTSKRPTVMGYVSKKEAIYVGSSLLILGTLIGLLDNPLTAFFILLGGLVYILVYTVWLKPRSPLNIVIGGLAGSAAAWAGFASTTSSFTLSSLLLGLLIFMWTPGHFWALALRFREDYSRAGIPMLPVIMNENFSAKMIAISNALMIPFALALALFSGVVYAIVSLILSIIQMYFSIRLMRKPTGEEAWRSFKFSSPYLAILLILIIITHLI
- a CDS encoding 3-hydroxypropionyl-CoA dehydratase, with the protein product MEYETLETKKEGNLFWITLNRPDKLNALNSKLLEELNRAVSEGESDPEVRVIIITGKGKAFCAGADITQFNQLSPTDAWRFSKRGREVMDKIESLSKPTIAMINGYALGGGLELALSCDIRIAAEEAQLGLPEINLGIYPGYGGTQRLTRIVGKGRALEIMMTGDRLSGKDAERYGLVNRVTPLSNLEQETRKLAEKIARKSPVSLALIKEVVNKGLDSPLASGLSLESIGWGVIFSTEDKKEGVNAFLEKREPNFKGK